The uncultured Desulfobulbus sp. genome window below encodes:
- a CDS encoding LysE family translocator — MMNDISYWCVFFSAAFALNIAPGPDLLFVLSRTVAQGKKVGLASAAGVSTGALVHVAAAAFGLSALLATSAVAFSLVKYAGACYLLYLGISALRSGGTRFDMLGKSPKTLRPWQAFRQGVFIDVLNPKVAIFFMAFLPQFVRPGHGSVSMQLLILGLLVIVVAVVVDASFVLAAARTTGYFRHHPKMSQWLDRLLGSIFIGLGIRLALTDSSS, encoded by the coding sequence ATGATGAATGATATAAGTTACTGGTGTGTGTTTTTTTCCGCAGCATTTGCGTTGAATATTGCCCCAGGTCCGGATCTGCTCTTCGTGCTTTCACGTACTGTCGCCCAGGGAAAAAAAGTCGGTTTGGCCTCAGCTGCTGGTGTTTCAACCGGCGCCCTGGTGCATGTGGCGGCGGCAGCTTTTGGCCTTTCCGCTCTGCTGGCCACCTCGGCCGTGGCCTTTAGCCTGGTTAAATATGCAGGAGCCTGCTATCTGCTCTATCTGGGAATTTCAGCCCTGCGTTCGGGGGGTACCCGTTTCGATATGCTGGGAAAATCTCCCAAAACGCTGCGTCCCTGGCAGGCCTTTCGCCAGGGTGTATTTATCGATGTGCTCAATCCCAAGGTGGCAATTTTTTTTATGGCCTTTTTACCTCAGTTTGTTCGGCCGGGGCATGGCTCGGTCTCCATGCAGCTTCTGATTCTGGGGTTGTTGGTGATTGTTGTGGCCGTTGTGGTCGATGCATCGTTTGTGCTGGCTGCTGCCCGCACCACAGGCTACTTTCGCCACCATCCTAAAATGTCGCAGTGGCTCGACCGTCTCCTGGGGTCGATTTTTATAGGCCTTGGAATTCGATTGGCGTTGACCGATTCAAGTTCCTGA
- a CDS encoding DUF4824 family protein: MSRAFITRIIFAVAFALLAVVNWAMLSGVAENRTSEPVSHMWLSERELTKVKWLALENSGVDLRINWRSLGGRGRRGTSSSPSWLRGKKLEELGFVFVDGKPVGDTLFNQGGAREVYLVVEFNGPAYHEAIRRAERDLAELEGQQHDPSGETSSPTDRYQARKRIRKEKEELSRLFVVDAGLDPKELVSSYKDPERYIITRGLIRLYYQRENKRYWARGHIEGLQPAKIHLSLGQRRQLERILRGEKKKNGSIQLPRYEVEVTYGSRYEPNVQTIRALKPTEQPKEKIEANDE, encoded by the coding sequence ATGAGTCGAGCCTTTATCACCCGCATTATTTTTGCTGTTGCTTTTGCCCTGTTGGCCGTGGTCAACTGGGCGATGCTTTCCGGCGTAGCCGAAAACCGCACGAGCGAACCTGTGTCCCATATGTGGCTCAGTGAGCGCGAACTCACCAAGGTGAAGTGGTTGGCCTTGGAAAACAGCGGTGTAGACCTACGCATCAACTGGCGAAGTCTAGGGGGGCGAGGTAGACGAGGTACGAGCAGCTCTCCTTCGTGGCTGCGAGGAAAAAAACTCGAAGAGTTGGGCTTTGTTTTTGTCGATGGGAAGCCCGTAGGCGATACACTGTTCAACCAAGGAGGCGCACGTGAGGTCTACCTGGTTGTAGAGTTCAACGGTCCTGCCTACCACGAAGCCATACGTCGGGCCGAGCGCGATCTGGCTGAGCTGGAGGGACAACAGCACGACCCCTCTGGTGAAACATCCTCGCCAACAGACCGCTACCAGGCGCGAAAACGTATCCGTAAAGAAAAGGAAGAATTATCCCGGCTTTTTGTCGTAGATGCCGGGCTCGATCCCAAAGAATTAGTGTCATCGTATAAAGACCCAGAACGCTATATTATCACTCGTGGCCTGATTCGGCTCTACTATCAGCGTGAGAATAAGCGTTATTGGGCGCGTGGGCATATTGAAGGGTTACAGCCGGCAAAAATACATCTTTCCTTAGGGCAACGGCGTCAGCTTGAGCGTATTTTGCGAGGCGAAAAAAAGAAAAATGGGTCGATCCAGCTGCCACGATACGAGGTTGAAGTTACCTATGGCAGCCGCTATGAGCCCAATGTACAAACAATTCGTGCTCTAAAACCGACAGAGCAACCAAAAGAGAAGATCGAGGCCAATGATGAATGA
- a CDS encoding DUF2157 domain-containing protein: MQIGNKTEAQQRADQIDAFRAELEILRKEQVLTLEPLQEQGVRRYHRRLLSKLSAGFDIDTTNRQKQLSLGMGITSSIGAMGLAASVFFFYYQYWGFLTLKTQVTMLVSMPFVALVLTMLTAWLEKSGYFAKLFALITFVCFVLNLSMLGQIFNVTPSPLAMLIWSGLAFLLAYAVQSRFMQSMGILSFAGFLSAQTATWCGSYWVSFGERPENFFPVALGLFVISLIPHRWYPKFAALYRVFALLLFFLPVLILANYGQASYVDYGVDLIEMFYQVVGFIIAGAMIALGILFGWPEMVNTANTFFTLFLYTKFYDWWWDWLPKYQFFLLIGLTALLMLVVLKRLRMVSVRRKAEAAL, from the coding sequence ATGCAGATAGGAAATAAAACAGAGGCACAGCAACGCGCAGATCAGATAGACGCCTTTCGTGCAGAGCTTGAAATCCTGCGTAAAGAACAGGTGTTGACCCTGGAACCACTTCAAGAACAGGGGGTGCGTCGCTACCACAGGCGTTTATTGAGCAAGCTCTCGGCAGGGTTTGATATCGATACTACCAATCGGCAAAAGCAACTCAGCCTCGGGATGGGGATAACCTCCTCAATTGGTGCCATGGGGTTGGCCGCCTCTGTTTTTTTCTTTTATTACCAGTACTGGGGATTCCTTACGCTTAAAACTCAGGTGACTATGCTGGTATCCATGCCCTTTGTGGCACTGGTGCTGACCATGCTTACGGCCTGGCTGGAAAAATCAGGATATTTCGCCAAGCTGTTTGCGCTGATCACCTTTGTCTGTTTTGTTTTGAATCTTTCCATGCTGGGGCAGATTTTTAATGTGACACCCAGCCCTTTGGCCATGCTGATCTGGTCTGGATTGGCTTTTCTTTTGGCCTATGCTGTCCAGAGCCGGTTCATGCAAAGTATGGGTATTCTAAGTTTTGCTGGATTTCTCTCAGCTCAAACCGCCACCTGGTGCGGGAGTTATTGGGTCTCTTTTGGTGAGCGGCCAGAGAATTTTTTTCCGGTGGCACTCGGACTGTTTGTAATCTCGCTTATTCCCCATCGCTGGTATCCCAAATTTGCAGCTTTGTACCGAGTGTTTGCCCTGTTGCTCTTTTTCTTACCGGTACTGATTCTCGCTAATTATGGGCAGGCAAGTTATGTCGATTACGGGGTGGATCTGATCGAAATGTTCTATCAGGTGGTTGGTTTTATTATTGCCGGAGCAATGATTGCACTTGGTATCTTGTTTGGTTGGCCTGAGATGGTCAACACTGCCAATACTTTTTTCACCCTTTTTCTTTATACCAAGTTCTATGATTGGTGGTGGGACTGGTTACCCAAATACCAGTTTTTTTTACTGATTGGCCTGACAGCCTTGTTGATGCTGGTGGTGCTCAAGCGTTTGCGCATGGTTTCGGTACGTCGTAAAGCGGAGGCTGCCCTATGA
- a CDS encoding alpha/beta fold hydrolase — MTLLPAIEHETRSNPDAAIIWLHGLGADGSDFAPIVPELNLPPELGIRFIFPHAPSRAVTVNNGFVMPAWFDILVMDIDRKVDAAQLLISADAINKFIDRELERGIDSRRIILAGFSQGGAVAYQVALSHAKPLGGLIAMSTYFATSDSIALSAANEEIPIEIHHGVYDPVVPQALSLRAAEFLKGHNYTFEYRTYPMEHAVCPQQIKDISQAFQRFLKG; from the coding sequence ATGACTCTTTTACCTGCTATTGAACACGAAACACGCTCCAATCCGGATGCGGCAATCATCTGGCTTCATGGTCTTGGAGCCGATGGATCCGATTTTGCCCCTATTGTTCCCGAGCTGAATCTACCTCCTGAGCTGGGCATTCGATTTATCTTTCCCCATGCTCCCTCCCGGGCGGTGACGGTCAATAACGGCTTTGTCATGCCTGCCTGGTTTGACATCCTGGTGATGGATATCGATCGCAAGGTGGATGCGGCCCAGCTCCTGATCTCGGCTGATGCCATTAACAAATTTATCGACCGAGAGCTTGAGCGCGGCATTGACAGCCGCCGGATCATTCTGGCTGGTTTTTCCCAGGGAGGTGCTGTTGCCTATCAGGTTGCTTTGAGTCATGCCAAACCCCTGGGAGGGCTGATCGCCATGTCGACCTACTTTGCTACCAGCGATTCCATTGCCTTAAGTGCTGCCAATGAGGAGATTCCCATAGAAATTCATCACGGTGTGTATGATCCGGTGGTCCCCCAAGCTCTGAGCCTTCGTGCTGCAGAGTTTCTCAAAGGGCACAACTATACCTTTGAGTATCGTACCTACCCCATGGAACATGCGGTCTGTCCGCAACAAATTAAAGATATCTCTCAGGCATTTCAACGTTTCTTAAAGGGGTAA
- a CDS encoding efflux RND transporter periplasmic adaptor subunit, with the protein MQTLKKKSHWRWLLPLTLVVLIGSAAYWFFTRDTAQTGTMTAPVIRGNIETTVLASGEIEASNLVSVGAQVSGQLKSLKVELGDRVKTGELVAEIDSLPQQNTLRNKKAALSAVQAEKKAKLASLTLAELSFKRQKKMLRGDASSKEDYETAEANLKVLKAEIESLDAQIEQARIAVDTAEIDLGYTKITSPINGVVVAIVTKEGQTVNANQTTPTIIKVANLERITVKVEISEADVVKVQPGQRVYFTILGEPDNQISTTLKYIEPAPESIADTSSSSSSSSSSSSSVAIYYMGVLEVPNPEGKLRISMTTQVNIVLAEAKDVLVIPSAALGMKNRQGKYLVKISDGPETIHEQWVSIGLNNNVQAEVLDGLKEGQQVVIGDTLSTTTSSSTGRRRHGPPPGML; encoded by the coding sequence ATGCAGACCTTGAAAAAAAAATCACACTGGCGCTGGCTTCTTCCCCTTACCCTAGTGGTTCTGATCGGTAGTGCCGCATACTGGTTTTTCACCAGGGACACAGCACAGACCGGGACGATGACCGCACCGGTTATACGGGGCAATATCGAGACCACGGTCCTGGCTTCGGGAGAGATTGAGGCCAGCAACCTGGTCAGTGTGGGAGCACAGGTTTCGGGACAGCTCAAATCACTTAAAGTTGAGCTGGGTGACCGGGTCAAAACCGGTGAGCTGGTTGCGGAGATCGACAGCCTCCCCCAGCAAAATACCCTGCGCAATAAAAAGGCTGCGCTCAGCGCCGTCCAGGCAGAAAAAAAGGCCAAGCTGGCTTCGCTTACCCTGGCTGAACTCAGCTTCAAACGGCAAAAAAAGATGCTGCGAGGCGATGCCTCTTCAAAAGAAGATTATGAGACGGCTGAGGCCAATCTCAAAGTGCTCAAGGCAGAAATCGAGTCGCTCGATGCCCAGATAGAACAAGCGCGTATTGCTGTAGATACGGCAGAGATTGATCTCGGATACACCAAGATCACCTCCCCCATCAACGGCGTTGTTGTGGCCATTGTCACCAAAGAAGGTCAGACCGTGAACGCCAACCAGACCACCCCCACCATCATCAAGGTCGCTAACCTGGAACGTATTACCGTCAAGGTTGAGATCTCCGAGGCGGATGTGGTCAAGGTCCAGCCGGGACAGCGGGTCTACTTCACCATTCTTGGTGAACCGGACAATCAAATTTCCACCACGCTCAAATACATCGAGCCCGCACCGGAATCCATTGCAGACACCAGTTCCAGTTCCTCAAGTTCCTCCTCCAGTTCATCCAGTGTGGCCATTTATTACATGGGCGTCCTAGAAGTCCCTAACCCTGAGGGTAAGCTGCGCATCTCCATGACCACGCAAGTGAATATTGTTTTGGCTGAAGCCAAGGATGTGCTGGTCATTCCCTCTGCCGCCCTGGGGATGAAGAACCGTCAGGGAAAATACCTGGTCAAAATCAGCGACGGGCCGGAAACAATCCATGAGCAATGGGTGAGCATCGGCCTCAACAACAATGTACAGGCGGAAGTGCTGGACGGCCTCAAAGAGGGGCAACAGGTCGTCATCGGTGATACACTCAGCACCACCACCTCCTCCTCAACGGGCAGGCGCAGACACGGTCCTCCCCCAGGGATGTTGTAA
- a CDS encoding MacB family efflux pump subunit → MSTANIPLIELTDVCRDYPSGDEQLTVLDAINLRIESGEMVAIVGTSGSGKSTLMNIIGCLDRPSRGTYRVNGQETGALEPDELAYLRREYFGFIFQRYHLLGNLNALANVEIPAIYAGMDSHSRLDRAAKLLARLNMADRLEHVPGQLSGGQQQRVSIARALMNGGSVILADEPTGALDSKSGKEVINVLKELNRDGHTVILVTHDMQVAQHARRIIELRDGVITDDRTVRSNHSQTTMPVKQDHPLSAWRAQWDRFTEAFRMAVLAMTSHRLRTLLTMLGIIIGIASVVSVVALGQGSRQRILKDISSMGTNTINIYPGKDFGDMRSGKVQTLIPRDAEALAQQPYVDTVTPRVSTSVTLIYRNISVTAQVQGVGEDYFRVKGVEIAQGQRFDRTSVRATAQDVVIDDNTRSALFSNSSEPILGQVIMLGTMPCRIIGVTKKQDSNFGDSDSLNVWVPYTTAMTRLTGDQFLKSIIVRVADNVSTNVAEQSVVKLLSQRHGTKDFFVSNLDAIRQTIEKTTQTMTLLISSIALISLVVGGIGVMNIMLVSVTERTQEIGVRMAVGARHSDIMQQFLIEAVLVCLLGGLLGVSLALGVGLAVKLSGSSFQMVYSTTAIVSAFLCSTFIGVLFGFLPARNAAKLDPVVALARE, encoded by the coding sequence ATGAGTACTGCAAACATCCCGCTTATTGAACTGACCGATGTCTGCCGGGATTATCCCTCGGGCGATGAGCAACTCACAGTCCTGGATGCCATCAACCTGCGTATTGAATCCGGGGAGATGGTCGCCATTGTGGGCACTTCGGGCTCAGGCAAATCCACCTTGATGAATATCATCGGTTGTCTGGATCGGCCGAGCCGAGGCACTTATCGGGTCAATGGCCAGGAAACCGGAGCGCTGGAGCCGGATGAGCTGGCCTATCTGCGGCGAGAGTATTTTGGTTTTATTTTTCAGCGCTACCATCTTCTGGGTAATCTGAATGCCCTGGCCAACGTCGAAATACCTGCTATTTATGCAGGTATGGACAGCCACTCTCGCCTGGATCGCGCAGCAAAGCTTCTCGCACGGCTTAATATGGCAGATCGGCTGGAGCATGTACCGGGTCAACTCTCAGGTGGGCAGCAACAGCGGGTCTCCATCGCCCGGGCACTGATGAACGGCGGCTCCGTTATCCTGGCCGATGAGCCCACCGGCGCCCTTGACTCCAAAAGCGGCAAAGAGGTCATCAACGTTCTCAAGGAGCTGAACCGGGATGGGCATACGGTCATACTGGTCACCCACGATATGCAGGTGGCGCAACATGCCCGGCGTATCATTGAGTTACGCGACGGGGTCATTACAGATGATAGAACCGTTAGGTCAAACCACAGCCAGACCACCATGCCTGTCAAGCAGGACCATCCCCTCTCTGCCTGGCGTGCCCAGTGGGATCGATTCACAGAGGCCTTTCGCATGGCCGTGCTGGCTATGACCTCGCACCGGTTGCGCACCCTGCTCACCATGCTCGGCATTATTATAGGCATTGCCTCGGTGGTGTCGGTGGTGGCACTGGGCCAGGGATCCAGGCAGCGAATCTTAAAAGATATCAGCTCGATGGGCACCAACACCATCAACATCTATCCAGGCAAGGATTTTGGCGACATGCGCTCGGGCAAGGTGCAGACCTTGATCCCACGCGATGCCGAGGCCCTGGCCCAACAACCCTATGTGGATACAGTGACGCCACGGGTGAGCACCTCGGTGACGCTGATCTACCGGAACATCAGCGTTACAGCTCAGGTCCAGGGTGTGGGGGAAGATTACTTTCGCGTTAAAGGAGTTGAGATCGCCCAGGGCCAACGATTCGACCGCACCAGCGTACGGGCAACCGCTCAGGATGTGGTTATAGACGACAATACCCGCAGCGCCCTCTTCAGCAACTCTTCAGAGCCGATTCTTGGCCAGGTGATTATGCTGGGCACCATGCCCTGTCGCATCATCGGGGTGACCAAGAAACAGGACAGTAATTTTGGCGACAGCGATAGCCTTAACGTCTGGGTTCCTTACACCACGGCCATGACCCGCCTGACCGGGGACCAATTTCTCAAATCGATTATTGTTCGAGTAGCGGATAATGTCAGCACCAATGTTGCTGAGCAGAGTGTGGTCAAACTCTTAAGCCAACGCCACGGAACCAAGGATTTTTTTGTGTCCAACCTGGATGCTATCCGCCAGACCATTGAAAAAACCACTCAGACCATGACCCTGCTCATCTCCTCCATAGCCCTGATTTCCCTTGTGGTCGGCGGCATCGGCGTAATGAACATCATGTTGGTCTCCGTGACCGAGCGCACCCAGGAAATCGGCGTACGTATGGCGGTGGGAGCGCGGCACTCGGATATTATGCAGCAATTTCTCATTGAGGCGGTGTTGGTCTGTTTGCTTGGAGGCTTGTTGGGGGTCAGCCTGGCCTTGGGGGTTGGACTTGCGGTCAAGCTCTCAGGCAGCAGCTTTCAGATGGTCTACTCAACCACGGCCATTGTTTCCGCCTTTCTCTGTTCCACCTTTATCGGCGTGCTCTTTGGATTTCTTCCTGCCCGCAATGCCGCCAAGCTTGATCCGGTGGTAGCGTTGGCGCGGGAGTAA